Proteins from a genomic interval of Fimbriimonadales bacterium:
- a CDS encoding aminotransferase class I/II-fold pyridoxal phosphate-dependent enzyme, with amino-acid sequence MSVPSPRMETRLIHAGEPEPRIRDAVVTPIFQSSTYLFTKESEYHDIHYLRLNNSPNHEVLHAKIAALENSEAGLVASSGMAIITTALLTVLKTGDHLLAQKGLYGGTHDFIVKDLPALGIEYTFVSIEEESRWKEHLRPNTKVFYCESITNPLMEVGDLGGVAKFAKEHGLVSMIDNTFATPINFRPLEHGFDLVLHSATKYLNGHSDIVAGAGAGRAELIERIRQKLNHFGGTLDPHACFLLHRGLKTLAVRVRYQNESALRIAEFLESRPQVARVNYPGLQSSASYPHAKKLFEGFGGMLSFELKGGADAAKKFMEKVRIPLVAPSLGGVETLVILPAKTSHSALDVNEREELGIREGLIRVSVGLEAVEDLIADFDTALSP; translated from the coding sequence ATGTCAGTTCCATCCCCTCGAATGGAAACCAGACTCATTCATGCCGGAGAGCCTGAACCGAGGATTCGAGACGCCGTAGTCACTCCGATTTTCCAGTCTTCCACTTACTTGTTCACGAAGGAAAGCGAATACCACGACATTCACTATCTTCGGTTGAACAATTCGCCCAATCATGAAGTGCTTCATGCGAAAATCGCCGCGCTCGAAAACAGTGAAGCAGGTCTCGTGGCGTCGAGCGGCATGGCAATCATCACGACAGCGCTTTTAACCGTTCTCAAAACAGGTGACCATCTCTTAGCGCAAAAAGGTCTTTATGGAGGTACGCATGATTTCATCGTGAAAGACCTTCCCGCTTTAGGAATCGAATACACTTTCGTGAGCATCGAGGAGGAGAGTCGTTGGAAGGAACATTTGCGTCCGAACACGAAAGTGTTTTATTGCGAAAGCATCACCAATCCCTTGATGGAGGTGGGGGATTTAGGGGGGGTCGCGAAGTTTGCTAAAGAACACGGTCTCGTTTCCATGATTGATAACACTTTTGCAACCCCTATTAATTTTCGACCGTTGGAACACGGTTTCGATTTAGTGCTTCATAGTGCGACGAAATACCTGAACGGTCACAGTGACATCGTTGCAGGAGCCGGTGCGGGAAGAGCGGAGCTCATCGAACGAATTCGTCAGAAACTCAATCACTTCGGAGGAACGCTCGACCCTCATGCCTGTTTCCTTCTTCATCGCGGATTGAAAACGCTCGCGGTGCGGGTTAGGTATCAAAACGAAAGTGCGTTACGTATCGCAGAGTTTTTGGAAAGTCGTCCACAAGTCGCCCGCGTGAATTACCCAGGCTTGCAAAGCAGTGCGAGCTATCCTCATGCGAAAAAACTTTTCGAAGGCTTCGGAGGCATGCTGAGTTTCGAACTGAAAGGGGGGGCTGATGCGGCGAAGAAGTTTATGGAAAAGGTACGCATTCCTCTCGTGGCGCCGAGTTTAGGGGGGGTCGAAACGTTGGTGATATTGCCAGCGAAGACATCGCATTCTGCATTGGATGTGAATGAAAGGGAAGAATTGGGGATCCGCGAAGGCTTGATTCGCGTTTCCGTTGGGCTCGAGGCAGTGGAAGACCTCATTGCAGACTTCGACACCGCATTGTCACCATAG
- a CDS encoding DUF1385 domain-containing protein: MPQNEEMQYGGQAVIEGVMMRSPRFYAVACRAPNGKIVLHTESISQSWIKRAGLLKIPFLRGTFALLDALMLGIKALNFSAKIQTEWTNPKEMAESKDGELRTNEVITASPQMEGWMKAAVVGSMIVGLALGIGLFKVTPIWLAQVFTYFGIEGGLALNLVEGLLKAVIFLLYVLLIGFLKDIHEVFKYHGAEHKAINTLEADEPLTLENARKQTRLHPRCGTSFMIVVLLISIIGFTLVPRMLIEGSIVVNLFLRTILQLALLPLIAGIAYEAIRFAGKHRNNRWIRAVFFPGLMTQYLTTREPREDQIQVALVALQAVLEKEEETKKETPTTMQAV, from the coding sequence ATGCCGCAAAACGAAGAGATGCAGTACGGTGGACAAGCGGTCATCGAAGGGGTGATGATGCGCTCTCCGCGTTTTTACGCTGTCGCATGCCGAGCACCTAATGGAAAAATTGTTTTGCACACCGAATCCATTTCGCAAAGTTGGATCAAACGAGCCGGACTGCTAAAGATTCCTTTTTTGCGCGGGACTTTCGCGCTCTTGGATGCGCTCATGTTGGGAATCAAAGCGTTGAATTTCTCTGCGAAAATCCAAACGGAGTGGACGAACCCGAAAGAAATGGCAGAATCGAAAGACGGTGAACTTCGAACGAACGAAGTCATCACTGCGAGCCCGCAAATGGAGGGGTGGATGAAAGCGGCAGTGGTCGGTTCGATGATTGTGGGGCTTGCGTTGGGAATAGGATTGTTCAAAGTAACTCCGATTTGGCTTGCGCAAGTTTTTACCTATTTCGGCATCGAGGGGGGGCTTGCGCTCAATTTAGTGGAAGGTCTTCTCAAGGCTGTAATCTTTTTGCTTTATGTTTTATTGATAGGGTTTTTGAAAGATATTCATGAAGTTTTCAAATATCACGGCGCGGAACATAAGGCGATAAACACCTTGGAAGCCGACGAACCGCTCACGCTCGAGAATGCGCGCAAACAAACGCGTCTGCATCCGAGATGCGGAACGAGTTTTATGATTGTAGTGTTGCTCATTTCTATTATTGGATTTACTCTCGTTCCTCGAATGCTTATCGAGGGGAGTATTGTAGTCAACTTATTCCTTAGAACGATCCTTCAACTTGCGTTGCTTCCGCTTATCGCAGGAATAGCGTACGAAGCGATACGCTTCGCTGGCAAGCATCGCAACAATCGTTGGATACGTGCCGTTTTTTTCCCCGGCTTGATGACGCAATATCTCACGACACGTGAACCGAGAGAAGACCAAATCCAAGTCGCCCTCGTCGCGTTGCAAGCTGTTTTAGAAAAAGAAGAAGAGACTAAGAAAGAAACACCCACGACGATGCAGGCAGTGTGA